In Nitrosococcus halophilus Nc 4, the genomic stretch AGTGCGTCATTATTCCGTCATTAAAAGATCCAGAGGTTCTTAAAGAGAAATTCCCCAAGGGGTACAAAGAAATCAAGCCCTACCTGCGGATGACTCCGCAACCTAATAAGTAACCAAATAAAGCGATATTTGGAACAAATGCCTCTTTTTTGAGTAGGCATTGTCGTCCGTGATAAATAGCTGGGTGGTTGGGTTTCTCCCCGGTCACCTGGCTATCATGGGCGTTAATTTGCGGCTAATACCAATTTCATCTAATTTTGCATTGTATAAATTCAGCTTAAACAAGCATTTGAGATCTTAATAAATTGCATTCTTTGATTAAATTGGTATAACTTTATGGCGTCTCGCCACCCCTTGCCTCCCTTTGCCCCCCAGGCCTGCTGCCATTGCAGGAATAGTTTTTGGTAAAGCCCAATATCAAAAAAACGTTAGGTGTTGCATGGCCACATCCTTTTCCAACCCCACCCCCCATTCACCCTCTCAAGGGCCCACATGGGCCAGTTGTTTGGGTGCCGTAGCGATTGTGTTGGGTGTTTTGCTGACTGCGGTTCATGGCAACGAATGGATGAAGCAGGGGGTCATCGTCCAGGCTACGCCTGCCAGCGGAGTTGTCCCCGCCGCAGAGTGTCCCGAGGATGAGTTGGAAGAAGAGGGGCTTTCGCTGGCTGAGTGCGAGCAGATGGTGGCGAATGTCCAGAATTTCATTTTGTCCGCACCGGACTGGTTCTTTAGCTTTCAAATGAAATTGGCTTTTGCCGGTACTCTCATTGCCTTCGGGTCAATTATCATCGGTGCGGCATTGGTCCATTATCGCAGTTGGGCACCGACCACCGCCGTGTTGGTCTTCGCTGCTTTAGCCGTTATTGATGTGGTCGGTTTTATCGCAGTGGTCAATACCGGGCCCATATTAAGGAGCATGTACCTTTGGGACATTCTGCTCTGGTTCTTCATTCATCTCATGATGACGGTAGGTGCCATTGTGGGCCGCCAGAGTCAGATTCAGTCGAGTAGACAGTCATATCGATAAAAAAAGCTGCGAGGCAATATGCAAAGAGAAGGTTACAGTCGGACGGCCGTTATCATCCACTGGGTACTGGCGGTTTCAATTTTCTTTTTGTTCATTTCCAGCTGGTGGATGTTAGCCTTGCCTCTGCCATCCGAGGATTTGGTTTATCGGGCATTCCCCTTCCAATTACACAAGAACATCGGGATTACCCTGGTGTTATTGCTGGGCTTACTCCTCTATGTCCGCTTTAAACACCGCCCTCGGGTGGAGATTTCCAAGGAGTATCCCCGTTGGATGCACCGACTCGCTGTTGCCGATCATGTGATCTTGTATCTCCTGATTTTTGCCGTCTGTATCAGCGGATATCTTTCTTCTTCATTTAGCGGCTGGGGGACAACCTGGTGGTGGACGGTCGGTTTCCCTAACTGGGGGTGGGAGGATGAAGAGCTTAATATCTTTTTCTCGGATATTCATCTCTGGACTTGCTGGGCACTCCTTGCCGTGGCAGCGGTGCACATCAGCGGGGCCCTGTATCACGCTTTCCGCAATGATCGAGTCGTGCGCCGAATGCTGCGCCTGTAGTTGAAGCTACTGCTTTTTTTCTAATTTGCATTTCGGCCGCCGGCCCTGATCGAGGGCTTGTTGATAGAGCTCCAGGGCCTTAGGTAAGGACTGCTCTAAATGACGAATACGGGATTGATCAGAGGGGTGAGTGGAGAGGAATTCCAGAGGTTGGGGACCACCGGTTTGCATCATATTTTCCCAAAGCTGAATGCTCTGGCGGGGATCAAAACAGGCGCGGGCCATATAGCGCAAGCCCAGGATGTCGGATTCGCTTTCTTGGGCGCGGCTGAAAGGTAAAACAATGCCCACTTGGGCCCCTACCCCCAGTAAGGCCATGAGTTGTTGGCCGGTAGCACTGCTGGGGGTGCCGGTTAGAATCTGGACAAGCTGGAGGCCTGCCTGGGTGGCGTATTGGGTAGACAAACGGGCATTGCCATGTTGGGCGATGACGTGGCCGATTTCATGGCCGATAACCGCAGCAAGTTGATCGGCGTTTTCAGCCACTGAGAGAAGGCCTGTGTAAATGCCAATATAGCCTCCTGGTAAAGCAAACGCATTGACTTGGTCGGCTTTAAATACCGCCACTTCCCACTGGTCTCCACTTTGGGGAGGAGGGGCCACCGCCGTGACGGCTTCAGCGACACAGTGCACATAGCGGTTGATAGCGGGATCTTGGGAAGCCGGTGTTTCTTGTTTGATTTGGCGATAGGCCGCCTCTCCCATTTGGGCCATTTGGTTAGAGGGAAAAAACTCCAATTGGGTGCGGCCCGTGGGAGAAGTGGCACAAGCTGCCAACAGGAGCAGACTTAACAAACTCAATAGCAGACTTTTGTTTAAGTTGTTTCTCATGTTGGGTGCCACGAACTAAGTACCTATGAATAAAATATGAGATATCTTAGGAGCGAGCCGGTGGTGTTCCGCAAACCCGTTTTTCCTCCCTGAAAAAAGGGTTTGCGGGGACTTCCTTGTCCCCTGGCTCCACAATACTTCGAAACTTTTGCAAGATACTTAGGCAAGAATTTGGATTGGTGGATAACTATCGATAAAGGTAGGCTTCAACCTCCGCTTAGGCCAGATTTTTCGATACGATCTCATAGACGTCTTTAGAAATCTGCGGTGTTTTAGCGATGCGTTCCAATTGCGCCTTCATCAGCCCTTGCCGATTTTGGTCATAGCGTTGCCAAAGATTGAAGGCGCTCACAAGACGGGCAGCCACTTGCGGATTAAGAGGATCAAGCTTAAGGACATAATCTCCAAGAAAGCGGTAGCCCTTGCCGCTGGGATCATGGAAACGAGCGGGATTGCCCTGGCTGAAAGCGCCGATGAGGGCCCGGACCTTGTTCGGATTGGTCAGCTTAAAGGCGGGATGGTGGGTGAGTTCTTGCACTATTGCGAGAGTATCCTGACGCCGGGAAAGGGCCTGGAGGGTGAACCATTTATCAATGACTAAAGAATCTTCCTGCCATCGGTCATAAAAAGTTTGGAGGGCAATCTTTCTTTCAGGACCATCTATATCGGCCAAGCTAGAGAGGGCTGCAATGACATCGGTCATGTTGTCGGCGCTGTTAAATTGCTGGAGACATTGACCGCGAATATCTGGCTCATCCAGTTCCATAAGATACCCGAGGCAGGTATTGCGTAGCTTACGCCGGCCCATTTCTTTAGGATCTCGGCGGTAAGCGCCGGTCTCGGTAAGCGCTTTGTAAGTGGCGGCAAAAGTTTCTCGGAGGGCTTTGGCAAGACTTTGCCGGATGAAACAACGAGCTTCATGAATGGCATCGGGATCGATGACTGCCATGAACTCAGTCAGGTAATGTTCGGAGGGTAAGGCCAAAATGTGAGCCACAAAAGCTTGGTCAGGCTCATCGCTTTCGAGGATTTTGCCAATTGTATCAATAAAGGCGGAGTCGAGAACGAGGGGCCTTCCCTGCTGATAATCTTTCACCAGTTCTAGGAGGACTTTGACCGCCAGTTGTTGGCCGGCTTCCCAGCGGTTGAAGCGATCATTGTCATGGGCTAAAAGAAAGTAACGTTCTTCATCTTTAAGATCCAGGTAAAGTTTGACTGGGGCTGAAAAACCCCGCAGCAGGGACGGTACCGGTTCGCAGGGAATGTCATGGAAGACAAAAGTTTCTTCTTCTTGGCGTAATTCAAGGGTTCGCGTGCCGGTGACTGGGGTGGTTTCTCCGGCAAGGCGCAGGGGCAAATCCTGTCCCTCGGAATCCAGCAAGCCGGTGGCCAGGGGAATATGGAGCGGCGCCTTATGGGGTTGCCCCGGCGTGGGGGGACAGGTCTGTTTTACCTTAAGGGTATAAGTGGATTTCTCCGAGTCATAAGCGCGGCTAATCCGGAGTTCTGGGGCCCCTGCCTGGCTATACCAGCGGCGGAATTGGGAGAAGTCGATAGCATTGGCATCTTCCAAGGCTTTGACAAAATCGTCAGTGGTGACCGCTTGGCCATCGTGGCGCTGAAAATAGAGGTCAGTTCCTTGGCGGAAGCCCTCTGGTCCCAAGAGATGGTAAAGCATGCGCACGATTTCGGCGCCCTTTTCATACACAGTCATGGTGTAGAAGTTATTGACTTCCACATAGGCTTCCGGGCGGACAGGGTGCGCCATGGGACCAGCATCTTCACGGAATTGATAGGTGCGCAGGTGGTTGACGTCTTGGATTCGCTTGACGGCGGGCGAACCCTGGTCAGCGCTAAATTGCTGATCCCGAAAGACTGTAAAACCTTCTTTGAGACTTAATTGGAACCAGTCACGGCAGGTGACCCGGTTACCTGACCAATTGTGGAAATACTCGTGGGCGATCACCCCTTCGATATTTTCATAATCCGTATCAGTGGCTGTTTCCGGTTTGGCCAGCACATACTTGGAGTTGAAAATGTTAAGGCCTTTGTTTTCCATGGCGCCCATGTTGAAATCATCCACGGCGACGATCATGTAGATATCTAGGTCGTACTCTCGACCGTAAACTTGTTCATCCCAGGCCATCGCTCGTTTGAGGGAGGCCATGGCATGTTCGCATTTGTCCCGATTATGGGATTGTACGTACATGTGGAGGGTTACTTTACGGCCTGAACGGGTGACAAATTCATCTTCGATACGGGCTAAGTCGCCGGCCACGAGGGCGAAAAGATAAGAAGGTTTGGGGAAAGGATCTTGCCATTTAGCAAAGTGGCGGCCGTTATCCTCTTCGCCCTGAGCAACCAAGTTGCCATTGGAAAGCAGCACCGGATATTTTTTCTTGTCCGCCACAATCGTAGTGGTGTAACGGGCCATTACATCGGGGCGGTCAAGGAAATAGGTGATGCGACGAAATCCTTCCGCTTCACATTGAGTGCAAAAGTTACCGCCTGAAGTATATAGCCCTGAGAGGGTGGTATTGTCCTGGGGATAAATGCGGGTTTCGATCTCTAGAGTGAAGCGTTCAGGTACTTGGAAAAGAGTGAGTGATTCTGGATTCTGTTGATAATCTTTTTTATCTAAGATTTGGCCGTCCAATTTGATAGAGAGTAATTCTAAAGCTTCCCCATTAAGGACTAGAGGGGAAGCTTGAGCTTCTGAATGGCGGGAGATAGCAAGCCGGGAACGAACTGTGGTTTGTTTTTCCCCCAACTCAAAATGGAGATCAATCGTTTCAATGCGATAATCAGGAATTTTATAGTTTTTTAGGTAAATGGTTTGGGGGGAGGTGGGGGCTTCTATCTCTAGCATAAATTTTTCTCCCAGGCTTGCTTATCAAGAATCAATTATGCTGTTTAAATAATAGGGGAAAGTGAAGAAAAAAACCCGTGGATCAAGAGTCGATCCACGGGCGTAAATAGTAGCATTTACTTTTTAGAAACGGCGACTCTGACGGGGGGGGCGGGAAGTACGTTCCCGAGCCTCGTTGATACGCAGCGGGCGGCCTTTAAAGTCGGTGCCGTTTAACTGTTCAATGGCCTCGGCAGCGGCGTCATGGTCCATTTCCACAAAACCGAAACCGCGAGGTTTCCCGGTTTCTCGATCAGAAATCAATTTTACGGAATTTACTGCGCCAAAAGGCTCAAATAATTCCCGTATTTCATCTTGGGAGCATTGGAAGGGCAAGTTTCCTACGTAAATGGAAGTCATATTCAATCACTCTAAGACATCGACTGCCCTAAGGTTACAAGTATGCCCTAGGGCCTTCTTCAATCAAGAGGGTTTTCTAGCTAAAGGCGCTGCGCAGGGAACGAGGCAGCTTAAAGCCAAAGAACCCTTTCCAATTTTAGTTCGCTAGCCTTTTATCCCTGGCCGATGCGCAGCGTATCTGAAAGCAAGCGGTAGGAATAAAAATCAGAGGTCGAACAGCTCAAAAGCATACGCCTATCCCCCCAAGAGCACAAGGGAAAAAAGTAGGTATTTCTACCTACTTTTGTTCTAATATTTTTTCAATAGTAGTGACAAAACGTTTCATGTCTTGTACGGATACAGCCCCCATGGTGGAGACCCGGAAGATTTGGGTTTCTAATCCTCCTTGTCCAGCGTAGATAACGAAGCCTTGGCGTTTGAGTTGGTCGTGCAATTCCTGGTAGTTGAGGGTTGCGGGTAAATGATAGGCCCGGAGGACACAGGAGGATGACTCCCGGGGCAGCAGGGATTCGATACCTAATGAGTTAAGTCCGTCAGCGACTAAATCAGCCAATTGGCGATAGTGTTCTCCACGGGCCTTCCAATTGCCGTCCTCAGCCAGTTCACGGAGGGCTTCTAACAGCCCATAAAAAGATTGGACTGCGGGGGTGAAGGGAGTGCTTCGCCGATCCTGTTCCCGGCAGTAAACCGCAAGGTCTAAATAAAGACTGCGTTGGGGGGAGTTTGTGGGCAGGCTATCACGGCGCACCACGACAAAAGCAGCCCCGGGGATGCCATGCAAGCATTTGTTGGCGGTAGCCGCCAAGGCGTTGATTCCCCAATTCTCGAAAGCCAGGGCTTCGGCACCGAAACTGCTGACACCATCGACGAGTAACTGGGTTTGGTGTTGGCGGCAAAGTGAGCCAATGGCTGCCAGATCGTTGAGACGCCCGGTGGTGGTTTCGTGGTGGACGACGGCCACGTGGGTGATGGCGGGATCCCCTTTGAGGGTTTGTTCCAGCCGCTGAATATCAATCTCCGCCCCCCAGCGATGGTGCAAGGTTCCATGAGCTATGCCGTAAATCTGGGCAATTTTAGAGAGTCGTTCCCCATAGACTCCATTTTCAATGACCAGCAATTTTCCTTGAGCGGGAACCAGACTACTCACCATGGCCTCCATTGCAGCGGTGCCGGAGCCACTTAAAAGCACGGCTGCCCAGCGCTCAGGATCAAGATCATAGAGGGCTAATAGTCGTTCTCGGATCTCGTCTTGCAAATCGGCAAACTCAGTTTCCCGGTGACAGAGATCGGGACCTAGCAAAGCGGCTCGCACCCGCTCGCTAAGATTAACGGGACCTGGATTAAGCAGAATCATGGAATCCTCACCAAGTGGGCTATTAACCGTTCTTTAGTCTCAGAGGGGGTAAGCTGGGGGCGGGGAAGATCCCGCGGAGCGCCCGGATGAATTTTGAGCTGGGCAAAACGGGGACCATTCTGGAGGGGGGCATTTAACAATTCCTCCAGTAATGCCACTTCATTTCCTTCTAGGGCCAGAGAATAGCCGCAGGCGCTGGCTACTTGGGCAAAGGAGAAGTTGCTGGAAACCGTTGCTTGAGCCCCGGTGGAGTCATGGGCTTCATTGTCCAACAGCACATGGATAAAATTGGGGCCGCCATAAGTCCCCACCGTTGCCAAGTTGCCCATGCGCATCAATGCGGCGCCATCACCATCGATGACGACCACTCGTAGATCCGGGCGGGCAAGGGAGAGTCCCAGGCCCAGTGATGAGGCGCAGCCCATAGAGCCCACCATATAAAGCTGATTAGGGCGATCCTCCAGGGCACACAATTCTCGGCCGGTGTAGCCCGTGGTGGCAATGATCACGGTATTGTGCTCTGGCGTTCGAGAGAGGAGGTAGGTTAAGGCCTCAGTGCGGGAGGAAAGGGAAGTGGCCTGATAATGGCGGCGTAACAGGGGATTAGGGGAGGCCCGCTGGGGGACTTTGCTACCGCTGGAGCCATAGGGGGCCACAGAGCCTTTGCGCATAATAAAGGCATAGGGCCGTTTGGCGTTCTTTAAGTGCTGGCTGGCCCGCTCCAGAGCAGGGCGAATTTGGTCATTTTCCAGGGGAAAATACTCCCAGGGAATTTCCATGGTTTCCAGCAGCGATCCCGTTATCCGGCCCATGAGTTCATGTTGGGGTTCATCCCCCAGTTCGGGATCCCCTCTCAGGGTAATAATGAGAAGCATAGGGATGCGGAAGGTGTAGGTCAGGGAGGTGAGTGGGTTGACCGCATTACCCAGGCCGGAATTTTGCATCATGGCGATAGCCGGTTGCCCTCCCAAATGGGCGCCGGCGGCTAGGGCCACGGCGTCACCTTCATTAGCTGAGGAAATATATCTTAAATCATTGCGCTCAATGACATAATTGATAAAAGGTGTGAGGAAAGAGCAGGGGACTCCCGCATAACAGCCAAACCCAAATTCACGGGCCCTGTCAATAAATTGATGAGCTTCTATCATTGTTGGTGACCGTGGGCAAAATCGCCGGCGCGGGTCAGATCCTCCATATTATTTACGTCCAGCCAGTGGCCGTTAATGTAGAGAACCTTGATGGGATGGCCGCTGGCCACCAGATGATTCAGCAGATCCGGCATCCCCAGTTGGGGAAAATTCTCTTGTTGCCGCAATGCTTGGAGGCCCTTGAGCAGCCATTGGTGGCCCTCACCCGCCACGCGTACCATTCCGATCCAGCGGCCGCTGGGCCGCCCGTGGATTTTCTCTCTTTGGGTTTCAACCCGAAGCAGCTCCACATCCTGGCGGAACAAGGAGCGGTCATCCGGTTGGGAACAAAAGGCTGCGTCGCGGATATTCTCCCTTTTCCCAGGGGGCATGGCGGAGTCTACTACCACTACAATGTTTCCAGGCATGTGACGCAGATCTCTTAAGATATAGCTGCGGAACAAGAGATCGCCATAGGTGATGATGGTATCCTCGGACAAGGCTTCAAGGGCGCAGGTGAGGGAGGAGAGCTCGCCGCTCAGGGCGTAGTCTGGATTATGGACCAGGGATATGCCCTTCACATCAATGGCTTCTGGTTTATAGCCCGTGACCGTGGTGATGTGATTGATGTTTTGACGCTTAAACTTATCTACCAGGCGGCGTAACAAGGGGACCCCAGCGACCGGTAACATGACCTTGGGGCGTTCCTGGGTCATACTTTCCAGTCCTTCCCCTCGGGTTGCCGCCAGGACAATAGCCCCGGTCTCGGCATCTGGTGACGCGGTGTAGCGGCGTTCAGCAGCGAGTAACTCTTCGGCCCCCTGGAGGCGGAAGATTTCACTGACTGGAGCCACTTGATCCTCAATGTTAACCAGGGTCTCAGTGCCATAAATTTCCCGCGCTACCTCAGCCATCGCCGCCGCAGCGGCTCGGATTAAATGATTGGCCCAGATCACGACACTGATATCCGCCTTGCGGAATACCTCGGTGGGGGTACTGTAGTATTTGGTGGGGACAATAATCAGTGGCGCCCGCCCCGCCCATTCCCGGGCAAAGGCCAGGATCTCATCGGCTTGGGACAGTTTACTATGGATCAAAATGGCGTCGGCGCCCGCCCCATGGTAGGCTTCGGCACGGCGCAAAGCTTCATCTAGGCCCCAACCCGCAATTAAGGCTTCGACTCGAGCCACAATGGAGAAATCCGGATCATTTTGGGAATCCTTGCCCGCCTTGATCTTACCGCAAAATTCATCCACATCAGCCAAGGGCTGGCGCTCACCGGAGATAAAGCTGTTGGTTTTAGGGAAGACTTTATCTTCAATACAAACCCCTGCAATCTCCCTTTGTTCTAGTTTCCTCACTAGTCGGCGCAAATTATTAAAATTTCCGTATCCCGTATCGCCGTCTAGGAGAATGGGAATGCGGGTGGCATCGGACATAAATTCCAGCATATCCACTATCTGGGTCCAACTGGCTTCATTATTGTCCCTCACCCCAAACTGGGAAGAAATAGCAAGACCACTGGCCCAAATTCCCTTAAATCCAGCTTCTTCAACAATGCGAGCACTCAGGCCATTGTGGGCTTCCATTAGAAATTCCGTTTGCTTGGATTCCAGTAAGTCGCGTAATTGGGCAAACTTTGACGGCTGGCGTTTCAGATCGGTAGTGGTGGGTAGGGGTACAGTACTCATAGGTTCAGGATTAGGGTTTTCCGTATCGAAGATTAATTTTTTAACTATGATAACGGTGATGACTTGAGGGGTTCCAGTTGGGGCAAAATAATATTTTGGGCCTGGTGAATATCTTCTGGAAAATCAATTTCTATCCAGGGTAAGCCGGTAATATCCTCAACCCCAAAGCGCTCTGGAGTTTCTAATAGAAGGTCCCGTATGGCCTCTTCATGGGGGGCCTCATGACGTGATTGGTCCATATAGTCTTGGCAGCGATCAGCGAGTCGATGGGCGACCTCTTCCGAGAAGCGAAAGAATCCCACCGATTCTCCAATGATATCGTAGCGTAGTCCTGTGGGGACCTGTTTGCGAAATTCCACTAGAACTCCATTCCGAAGGCAGAGCTTGACGGGTTCTTCGCCGGGTTCCAAGTGGCGGTCGAGCAGGAAGCAATTTCTATGGGGGGATTGTAATAAGCGTTGCCCTAGGCGGTAGTCATAAAGGACATCCGCATCCATCAAGAAAATCTCTCCCCCGGCGCGTAGCTGATCCCGCAAAGTCCAGAGGCTGACAATGCTGCCTTGGTTAAAATCGGCGTTACATACAGTTTGAGGGCGGGGGAGGAAGATCAAGGTGTCCAGGGCTTGTTCCACCTGCTCAGCCTTATAGCCTACCGCAATGGCAATGTCTTGAACGCCTAGCTGAGTCAGAATAAGTAGATGGCGCTCAAGTAGGCTTTGACCTTCAAATTCCAACAGGCATTTGGGATGGTCATGGCTGTCTGCAAGGCGTTTACCTCTACCGGCGGCTAGAATAAGGGCACGCATGGCTTTAGGGGGCGAGGAGGGTTGGACCCACCTGGGCCACTACGGTCTGCAAGGTAGCTCTTGCAGCCCGAAAATGCTTGGCCAGTTGCCACAGGCCGAGGACATCCCCGGGACGGGAGAACAGGCTTGCTAGCAGGGCCAACGGTTGCAGCCGACCTTGGGTATTCAGAGCGCTGAGGGCGGTAGCAGGCAGGGCAATTTGAGCCGGATCGGCGATTGCCCGGATCACCAAGAAGGGGACACCCGCCTGATTAGCCACCTTACCCACGGCGACACTTTCCATATCCACTGCCACGCATCCGCTGTGACGGTAGAGGCGGGCTTTTTCTTCCGGCGAGGAAAGAACGGTCTCTGTATGATGAAGTGGGGCACTGGAGAGGGTTAGCTTGTCCTCTAAGCGATCCAGAAGGCATTGCCGCCAGTGGGGATCAACCCAGTATTCTTCTCCCTCTAGGTATTGCACTCGCTGGGGCAAGAGCAGGACTCCCGCTTCCAAATGAGGTGCCAGCCCGCCGGCGACGCCCCAGCTGATTAAAGCCTGGGCGCCTGTAGACAAGAGGTTTTCAGCAGCCCGGCGAGCATGCTCAGGGCCGATACCAGACAGCTGTAAGCGAAGCGCACCGGCCAAGGAGACATCACTGCCAGGGCGCAGCTTCTGCTTGGTCAGGCAACGCCCTTCCGCAGGTAAGGCTGCCACCACACCGGCTCGAATGAAAGGTAATGGCGGTGCCATTGCCGCTTGGTTGACTCCACTGCCAGAACCGAGGATCAACACTGGCGATTGAGATGGTTACGGTATCGGGCTAGGGCCCAGAGGGGAAAAAATTTATCATAGCCATGGTACTTAAGATAAAACACCCGGGGAAACCCAGGGGCGTTAAAAGCGGGATGATCCCATAATCCGTCTCCTTGCTGGGTTTGCAGGAGGTAGATAATGCCTTGCTTAACTGATTCGCTGTCTGCTTCTCCGGCGGCCATTAGGGCAAGCAGGGCCCAAGCGGTATGCACGGGGGTGCTTTCCTGATAGCGGCCAGCCAGGGAGGAGTCAAAATAAGAATAGTTGTCTTCCCCCCAGCCTCCATCTGAACGTTGGACCTGCTTCAGCCAGTCCACCGCCTTGCGAATAAAACTTTCTTGGGGATCAAAGCCCGCCTGTTCCAGGGCCGTCAGCACCGACCAAGTCCCATAAATATAATTGGTTCCCCAACGCCCGAACCAGGAACCATTGGACTCTTGCTCTTGGCGCAGATAGTCCAGGGTCCGCTTTAGGGATTGGGCGTATTGGGGCTGGTTTAAACGTCCTAGCAGCGCCACACAACGGGCGCTGACATCCGCAGTGGGCGGGTCCAGCAGAGCCCCGTGATCAGCAAAGGGGATTTCATTTAAGTAATAATAAGTATTGTCGGAATCAAAGGCGGCAAACCCACCATTACGGGATTGCATCCCACAGAGCCAATCGCAGGCCCGCTGGATGGATTCTCCGTAGTGCTCCGGTGCTGCTGCTTGATCCATCGCCCAGGCCACCACCGCAGTATCATCTAGGTCTGGATAATAACTGTTGTTGTACTGAAAAGCCCAGCCCCCCCCTTTGAGATGGGGGTGTTGTTTTTGCCAATCTCCGGGCTGTTCTAAGATTTGCCGCTCCTTGAGCCAGTCAAGGGCACGGATGACCGGTGCAGTGGTATGTCCTCCTTCGGTTTCTTGGAGCGCTAAGGAAGCCAGGCCCGTGTCCCAAACGGGTGATAGACAGGGTTGACAGTAAGCTGAATCTCCCTCATCCACGAGCAGGTTCTGAATTGCTTTTTTAGCTTGGACCCGCAAGGGATGGTCAGGACCGTAACCCATCAGGATCAGTGCCTCATGGGCATTGACCATGGCGGGGAAAATGCCGCCGAGGCCATCTTCACCATTTAAGCGAGCGGTGAACCAGGTTTCCGCTTTTTTCATGGCATGGCGCCGCAGGGCTGAGGGGATAAGCGGTTCCAGCAAACGGGCCGTACGCTCCACATAAAGCAAAACCTTATTGAGGCGCGAGCGGATGGGAAAATAGTGACGTTCCTGCTCTGGCGGGGTAACAAACAGTTCTTGAATATGCACATCCCGGGGGTTTTGGGCCTGCCCTTTCAAGCTGTAGAGGATGGACAAGGGCACCATAACTGTCCGCGACCAGTAGGAAACCTTATTCAAATGGAAGGGAAACCAGCTTGGCAAGAGCATGATTTCCACAGGGATAAAGGGGACTCCACGCCAGGGGATCTGAGCAAACATGGCCAGCGCAAGGCGGGTAAAGACATTAGACTGGGCGGCGCCTCCCCGGGCCAGGATGGCTTCGCGGGCTCGGACCATATGAGGCGCGCTAGGATCATCACCAGCCAGTTTGAGAGCATAATAGACTTTTACGGAGCAGCTGATATCCAAATCGCCCCCCTCGTAAAGGGGCCAGCCCCCATGGTCGGCTTGCTTAGCCCGTAAACGAGCGGCCAGTTTGCGCTCGATTTCAGGTTCCAACTCGCCCGTAAAATGGGTCCAGAGAATATATTCAGCGGGGATAGTGCCATCCGCTTCCAGCACAAAGCACCAATGGCCATCCGCGTGCTGTAACTTGAGCAAGGCGTCCCGAGCAGCGGTGATGGCTGCACTGAGTTCAGTACGGTGAATACCTTGAGGTAAGGCTTCGGTTGCCGGAGAAGCGGCGGCGATGTCTACGGCGCCGGCGGATTCCGGAGCTTGTCGAAGTGCACGGGTCATAGTGAGATCCCCTCGCGTTTAATCCCATCAGGCCTATTTTTCTGGCGATGCTTGCAGTACAGGTGTTGCTTTGCTGTCGTTTCTGGTTGCCTCTAGTGGTATAAAAGGCACACCTTTCGCTGCAAGATTAAATAGGAATGTTAATACCTTATCGTGACTTGCTGCAATACTTGTTAAGATTATTGTTGTTTTTACGCTACGGCGAGAGATCTTGACCTGTTGGCTAGCTGAAAAATCCCGGTGCCGGTGTAGTTTGCGCAAAGTGAGAATGGCCATGCCAATGGCCCAGAGGCAAAAACGCCGGATACCGACCTCATTGGGTGGAATTAGCAGGGTATAGGTTAAGGCATTGCGGAGGTGGGCATGGGCAATACCAATAAGGTGTTGCAGGCCGTCACCAAAGGCCGGTTGATAGTGGCCTGGTGTGAGTTTATCCAAATCAAAACCCGTTTGCTCAAAGATACTGCGT encodes the following:
- a CDS encoding NTP transferase domain-containing protein, whose product is MRALILAAGRGKRLADSHDHPKCLLEFEGQSLLERHLLILTQLGVQDIAIAVGYKAEQVEQALDTLIFLPRPQTVCNADFNQGSIVSLWTLRDQLRAGGEIFLMDADVLYDYRLGQRLLQSPHRNCFLLDRHLEPGEEPVKLCLRNGVLVEFRKQVPTGLRYDIIGESVGFFRFSEEVAHRLADRCQDYMDQSRHEAPHEEAIRDLLLETPERFGVEDITGLPWIEIDFPEDIHQAQNIILPQLEPLKSSPLS
- the aepY gene encoding phosphonopyruvate decarboxylase → MIEAHQFIDRAREFGFGCYAGVPCSFLTPFINYVIERNDLRYISSANEGDAVALAAGAHLGGQPAIAMMQNSGLGNAVNPLTSLTYTFRIPMLLIITLRGDPELGDEPQHELMGRITGSLLETMEIPWEYFPLENDQIRPALERASQHLKNAKRPYAFIMRKGSVAPYGSSGSKVPQRASPNPLLRRHYQATSLSSRTEALTYLLSRTPEHNTVIIATTGYTGRELCALEDRPNQLYMVGSMGCASSLGLGLSLARPDLRVVVIDGDGAALMRMGNLATVGTYGGPNFIHVLLDNEAHDSTGAQATVSSNFSFAQVASACGYSLALEGNEVALLEELLNAPLQNGPRFAQLKIHPGAPRDLPRPQLTPSETKERLIAHLVRIP
- the aepX gene encoding phosphoenolpyruvate mutase — translated: MSTVPLPTTTDLKRQPSKFAQLRDLLESKQTEFLMEAHNGLSARIVEEAGFKGIWASGLAISSQFGVRDNNEASWTQIVDMLEFMSDATRIPILLDGDTGYGNFNNLRRLVRKLEQREIAGVCIEDKVFPKTNSFISGERQPLADVDEFCGKIKAGKDSQNDPDFSIVARVEALIAGWGLDEALRRAEAYHGAGADAILIHSKLSQADEILAFAREWAGRAPLIIVPTKYYSTPTEVFRKADISVVIWANHLIRAAAAAMAEVAREIYGTETLVNIEDQVAPVSEIFRLQGAEELLAAERRYTASPDAETGAIVLAATRGEGLESMTQERPKVMLPVAGVPLLRRLVDKFKRQNINHITTVTGYKPEAIDVKGISLVHNPDYALSGELSSLTCALEALSEDTIITYGDLLFRSYILRDLRHMPGNIVVVVDSAMPPGKRENIRDAAFCSQPDDRSLFRQDVELLRVETQREKIHGRPSGRWIGMVRVAGEGHQWLLKGLQALRQQENFPQLGMPDLLNHLVASGHPIKVLYINGHWLDVNNMEDLTRAGDFAHGHQQ
- a CDS encoding purine phosphorylase, giving the protein MAPPLPFIRAGVVAALPAEGRCLTKQKLRPGSDVSLAGALRLQLSGIGPEHARRAAENLLSTGAQALISWGVAGGLAPHLEAGVLLLPQRVQYLEGEEYWVDPHWRQCLLDRLEDKLTLSSAPLHHTETVLSSPEEKARLYRHSGCVAVDMESVAVGKVANQAGVPFLVIRAIADPAQIALPATALSALNTQGRLQPLALLASLFSRPGDVLGLWQLAKHFRAARATLQTVVAQVGPTLLAP